The genomic interval GAATGCACTGGATCTGGTCCACCCGCTCCTTCCCCTCCGCGGTGGCCTGATCCGCCAAGGCCTGCAGCTTGTGCCAAGCCTCCCCGCCCGTAGTGGCGATCACATACGACATTGAGAGTCGGTCCAGGGCTTTGCGAATCTGCATCCGGGCAACCGACGAGTCGTCGGCGAACAGGACGCATTTCGAGCGCAACTCAGGCGCGATGGTCATGCTGGCAAAAACATCGTCGTCGGTACGTGGGCAGATATCATTCAAGACTTTTTCCACGTCGAGGATCAGCACCATGCGACCATCGTCCAGCATGGTGACGGCGGTCACGGCCCCTTTGTTGTTTTCCCGGACGATAGCCGGAGGCGTCTTGATGGCCGACCAGGAGAATCGGATGATGCGATCAACCCCTGCCACCAGGAAGCCTTGTAAACTGCCATTGTATTCGGAGACGATCAGGTAAGGATTCGACCCGGCCCCCCCGTCTGTCTGCAGATCACTCTCCAGTCCCAGACCGAGACTGCGTTTGAGCCCGACGACCGGCACCATGATGCCGCGGATATTGGCCATGCCGACGATCCGGCTGTCGGCCTCCGGAATCTGAGTCAGTTCCGGGAGCTTCATCACCTCGCGCACTTTGAAGACGTTGATCCCGAAGATTTCGTTGGTGCCAAGCTTGAACAGCAAGAGCTCCATTTGGTTGGCGCCGGCCAGCCTGGTGCGAGCATCGATTTCATTGATCAGTGTGGACATACTTCCTCCGATCTCGCGCGTCGTTCTGCATTCATGACCTTAGAACGCCGGCAATGATTTTCTCTGTATGACAAGCCCCTAGGCCCTTGAGTCTTCAGGCTGCGATGCCCGGGTTGTGCCAGGCCTGCGCATTCTGTACCAGTTCCGACGTATCCAAGATCAGCACCACTTTTCCCTCACCGGTGATCGTGGCGCCGGACACGCCCTTCACGGTTTCGAGGTAATCCCAGATGGACTTGATGACGACTTCTTCTTGCGAACGAAGTTCATCAACGACGACACCGATGCGCCGATCTCCCAACGCGGCCACCACGACATAGAACCGCTCCCGGTCTGCATCCGTCGGGATGTCGAATTCCTGTGCCAAGCGAATGAGCGGAAGGACGCGGTCCCGCAAATGCAGCACTTCCCGCCCGTTGATGGTTTTGATATCGCTGCGGGAAATCCGGACCGCTTCAATCACGGTGCTCAGCGGAATCGCGAAAATCGATCGCTCGACTTCGACCATCAGCGCCTGGATAATGGCGATGGTCAGCGGCAGCTTGATGATGATCTGGCTGCCTTTTCCCGGTTCCGATTCCAGATCCACGCTGCCGTTGATCTTGCGAATGTTGGTGCGAACGACGTCCATCCCGACGCCGCGGCCTGAGACATCGGTGACCTGCTCGGCCGTGCTGAATCCCGGAAGAAAAATGAGATTCAAGACTTCACG from Nitrospira sp. carries:
- a CDS encoding chemotaxis protein CheV, whose protein sequence is MSTLINEIDARTRLAGANQMELLLFKLGTNEIFGINVFKVREVMKLPELTQIPEADSRIVGMANIRGIMVPVVGLKRSLGLGLESDLQTDGGAGSNPYLIVSEYNGSLQGFLVAGVDRIIRFSWSAIKTPPAIVRENNKGAVTAVTMLDDGRMVLILDVEKVLNDICPRTDDDVFASMTIAPELRSKCVLFADDSSVARMQIRKALDRLSMSYVIATTGGEAWHKLQALADQATAEGKERVDQIQCILSDIEMPEMDGFTLTRHIRADPRLAHLPVMLHSSLTGACNMEKGRTVGATDYITKFDAKMLSEKLALHIHDGNQQAKKAA